From the Terriglobales bacterium genome, the window GCTCTTCGCACGGCTGAAGAAGCTGCGACTCACCGCGCGCCACCTCAAGCGCCTGCGCCTCGCCGCCATCGGCCCGGCGACGCGCGCTGCCATCCAGAAGCGCGGCCTGCGCGTCCAGGTGATGCCGCGGGAGTACGTGGCCGAGTCCGTGGTCGCCGCGCTGCGCGGCAAGGTGAGAGGAAAACGGGTGCTGTTGGTGCGCGCCAAAGTCGCCCGCGACGTGCTGCCTCGCGACTTGCGCCGGGCCGGCGCGCGCGTGGACGTGATCGAAGCCTACGAGACGGTCATTCCGGCGCGCTCGCGCCGCCGCCTGCAGGCGCTGCTGCGCTCGCCCGCCCGCCGCCCCCACGTCATCACCTTCACCAGCTCGTCCACCGCCAGGAACTTCATGGACCTGCTGGGGCGGAAGCGGGAGAGCCGCAAGCTGCTGGACGGGGTTTTGGCGGC encodes:
- a CDS encoding uroporphyrinogen-III synthase, which codes for MKKTHRPSPPLAGQRVLVTRARRQAAALARLLRRQGATVLEIPSIEIRPPRSYRPLDQALRRIAEYDWLVLTSVNGVEALFARLKKLRLTARHLKRLRLAAIGPATRAAIQKRGLRVQVMPREYVAESVVAALRGKVRGKRVLLVRAKVARDVLPRDLRRAGARVDVIEAYETVIPARSRRRLQALLRSPARRPHVITFTSSSTARNFMDLLGRKRESRKLLDGVLAA